One window of bacterium genomic DNA carries:
- a CDS encoding glycosyltransferase family 4 protein translates to MERKKLTIIHSPMSYEFVLDKNTVRITRKTILKHLFRYHEVEFIPRCSAGLAVTFRTLLLTKILSRGKSVIVYPDGHTKNITVFSLIKPCVSFLKSTAEKSLVLREIKAACERFAHEIEDRGKAHGSLTRTPVDLSKPAVYLRTNLQFNVTAGGTVGHIAGVLNNLGFYGPSPFFLTVGHIPTVDSAIQTIIMEPSPEFVDFREIWDMHCNTVFFNKACEALSGTELSFIFQRYCLYNYTGVELSRHFRVPLVLEYNGSEVWVTDNWARPLKYRPLAVKIEHVNIRYADVITTISRPLFDDLVRRGVDPGKIVLNPNGVDPGRYSPDVDGTEVRRKYELENYIVIGFIGTFGPWHGAEVLAEAFGILMARYPHYRTTVRLLMIGDGTTMPLVRNNLGKNNVENCCILAGMQPQEEGPKYLAAADVLVSPHMPNSDGTPFFGSPTKLFEYMAMGKGIVASDLDQIGEILEHDKTAWLVPPGDTDALAEGLHVLIDNEQLRKRLGENARKEVVEKYTWREHTRKIIEKLKEVTGA, encoded by the coding sequence ATGGAACGAAAAAAACTGACAATCATCCATTCTCCGATGAGCTACGAGTTTGTCCTCGATAAAAACACTGTCAGGATTACCAGAAAAACAATCCTGAAGCATCTTTTCAGATACCATGAGGTTGAATTCATCCCCCGGTGCAGTGCCGGGCTTGCCGTTACATTCAGAACGCTCTTATTGACAAAAATTCTGAGCAGGGGGAAATCGGTTATTGTGTACCCGGACGGGCATACTAAAAACATCACGGTATTCAGTCTCATTAAGCCATGTGTTTCATTTCTTAAAAGTACTGCTGAAAAATCACTGGTGCTCCGGGAAATAAAAGCTGCATGCGAAAGGTTTGCCCATGAAATCGAAGACCGTGGAAAAGCCCATGGAAGCCTCACCCGTACGCCGGTTGACTTATCAAAGCCGGCTGTTTATCTGAGGACAAACCTGCAATTCAATGTAACTGCCGGCGGCACAGTCGGACACATCGCGGGCGTGCTGAATAATCTGGGATTTTATGGTCCATCACCGTTTTTTCTGACTGTCGGTCATATTCCGACCGTCGATTCTGCCATTCAGACCATTATCATGGAACCTTCACCGGAATTCGTGGATTTCCGTGAAATCTGGGATATGCACTGCAATACCGTTTTTTTCAATAAAGCATGTGAAGCGCTCTCCGGTACCGAACTGTCGTTTATTTTCCAGCGGTATTGCCTGTATAATTACACCGGAGTTGAATTGTCACGTCATTTCAGGGTTCCTCTCGTTCTCGAATATAACGGCTCGGAAGTGTGGGTGACCGATAATTGGGCACGGCCATTGAAATACAGGCCATTGGCCGTAAAGATAGAACATGTCAATATCCGTTATGCCGATGTTATAACGACCATCAGCAGACCGCTTTTCGACGATCTTGTCAGACGGGGTGTCGATCCGGGGAAAATTGTGCTCAATCCCAACGGTGTCGATCCCGGACGCTATTCACCCGATGTCGATGGTACGGAAGTGCGCAGGAAGTATGAACTTGAAAATTATATTGTCATAGGATTCATCGGCACGTTCGGACCCTGGCACGGAGCAGAGGTTCTCGCCGAAGCATTCGGGATATTGATGGCGCGATATCCGCATTACAGAACGACAGTCCGGCTCCTCATGATCGGCGACGGAACGACCATGCCCCTTGTCAGGAACAATCTCGGAAAAAACAATGTCGAAAACTGCTGTATACTCGCAGGGATGCAGCCACAGGAGGAAGGGCCGAAATATCTCGCCGCCGCCGATGTTCTCGTGTCACCTCATATGCCCAACTCCGACGGGACGCCGTTTTTCGGGTCTCCGACAAAGCTGTTCGAATACATGGCCATGGGAAAGGGTATCGTTGCTTCCGACCTCGATCAGATCGGGGAAATTCTCGAACATGATAAAACAGCATGGCTGGTTCCACCAGGCGATACGGATGCGCTCGCGGAGGGACTGCATGTTCTCATAGACAATGAGCAACTGCGAAAGAGATTAGGCGAAAATGCCCGGAAAGAAGTTGTGGAAAAATATACATGGCGGGAACATACCCGGAAAATCATCGAAAAATTAAAGGAGGTGACGGGCGCGTAA
- a CDS encoding DUF169 domain-containing protein, with protein sequence MDMRIKEEFIRLWHKYFHSADLPIVFWYTDEENPAEKMKPAAGHRCIIGELSRVRRGETLCYSAGDVGCGGGKKFLGFTDKVGPNFEYFLSCGIPGKMEGERYKKSPDLVLKALRESSVFKAPSRFIVFKRWDMLEGHENPEVVIFFAGPDVISGLFTLANYDRAEPNGVISPFSSGCGSIVFYPYLENDSSCPRAVLGMFDVTARPYVAPDILTFSVPYAKFLGMIDNIEESFLITPSWKKVRERIM encoded by the coding sequence ATGGATATGCGGATTAAAGAAGAATTTATACGATTATGGCATAAATATTTTCACAGCGCTGATCTGCCCATCGTATTCTGGTATACTGATGAGGAAAATCCTGCGGAAAAGATGAAACCTGCTGCGGGACACCGGTGTATTATCGGTGAATTATCGAGGGTACGGAGAGGAGAGACGCTCTGTTATTCAGCCGGAGATGTGGGCTGCGGCGGCGGCAAAAAATTTCTCGGCTTTACCGATAAGGTAGGTCCGAATTTTGAGTATTTCCTCTCGTGCGGGATTCCGGGCAAAATGGAAGGTGAACGGTACAAAAAATCTCCCGATCTGGTCTTGAAAGCGCTCAGGGAATCGTCTGTTTTCAAAGCACCGTCGCGTTTTATCGTGTTCAAGCGATGGGACATGCTGGAAGGCCATGAAAATCCTGAAGTGGTTATTTTTTTTGCCGGTCCCGATGTTATCTCCGGTCTGTTTACCCTGGCCAACTATGATCGGGCTGAGCCGAACGGTGTCATTTCACCGTTTTCTTCCGGCTGCGGGTCTATCGTATTCTATCCGTACCTCGAAAACGACAGCAGTTGCCCGAGAGCGGTTCTCGGTATGTTCGATGTTACCGCACGGCCTTATGTTGCCCCTGACATTCTCACGTTTTCGGTTCCGTATGCAAAATTTCTGGGAATGATTGATAATATCGAGGAAAGTTTTCTTATAACCCCTTCCTGGAAAAAAGTTCGTGAACGGATTATGTAG
- a CDS encoding beta-galactosidase trimerization domain-containing protein encodes MASSGQTYLSRRHFMRNAGIAAGTAFAAGIRPVYNASAEETGHSAGWFDTMYRQFHIDAHFGGFREIYRNFDAEATAQMYEEAGIQMVSYFSKCWAGYSYYPTKIGVVHPGLDRDFTGELTAALKKRGIRRILYFMLGMERRHQYEHPEWIRNTDSKKTVVEKSAIPESAMMCFNSPYVDEIGIPQMKEIIALYDIDGFFVDIVMQQYLQDNCWCKYCREYFANEVGGAMPSGDSDPKAFAYRKWANRHMEAHMEKVQRALAEVKPDIEIINNYAWMMRYPVTPPRYVHHITWDTPVPKVGLYSWNFSLEARYVSTLPDITWSCMNTRGNTWGEYSLREPEAFMSECAILLAACGRTYLSDIPYPHGNPDPAVMEVFGAVNRRTRELEPYVKNCMPVTDTAVLHSPDSVWSKMPMAPTPAWIPSPAYYPVCGAHKALIDGHIQMGILNSGGLCDSLSLYRALVLPDQRILSDRECETIRAFVKNGGALLATGETGTRDTDNKSLKNCALADVLGVDYLGTSDTANCYLRTKTGIDSHGIPAMDIQVMGPYGRVKTTTAKTLIELVPPFEGIKNGTPPPALSPEGPGVTVNMYGKGRAVYCAAKLFDSYYRESTPVQRKLGLWMLEQVYPPEARTIVLENTPVNVEVFYNRRGKELFVHLVNYSGDKREVGTPQVQDFAVVHGIRIRLQLARKPAGVTTVPGGKTIPSAYSDGWLTFTAEPLAIHEVYRIET; translated from the coding sequence ATGGCATCATCCGGTCAGACATACCTTTCACGCCGTCATTTTATGCGGAACGCGGGAATTGCCGCAGGAACAGCTTTCGCCGCCGGTATCAGGCCCGTCTACAACGCATCAGCCGAGGAAACCGGACATTCCGCGGGCTGGTTTGACACTATGTACCGGCAGTTTCACATCGATGCACATTTCGGAGGCTTCAGAGAGATATACAGGAATTTCGATGCCGAAGCGACCGCTCAGATGTATGAAGAAGCCGGAATACAGATGGTCAGCTACTTCTCGAAATGCTGGGCGGGATATTCGTACTATCCCACGAAAATCGGCGTCGTGCATCCCGGGCTTGACAGGGATTTCACCGGGGAATTGACCGCCGCGCTGAAAAAAAGGGGAATACGGCGAATCCTGTATTTCATGCTCGGTATGGAGCGCCGTCACCAGTACGAGCACCCCGAGTGGATCCGTAACACCGATTCAAAGAAGACGGTTGTCGAAAAAAGCGCAATCCCCGAATCCGCCATGATGTGCTTCAATTCTCCCTATGTCGATGAAATCGGTATACCCCAGATGAAGGAAATTATCGCGCTCTACGACATCGACGGATTTTTTGTGGACATTGTCATGCAGCAGTATCTCCAGGACAACTGCTGGTGCAAATACTGCCGCGAATATTTCGCCAATGAGGTTGGGGGCGCGATGCCGTCCGGTGACAGCGATCCGAAAGCGTTCGCCTATCGCAAATGGGCGAACCGTCACATGGAAGCGCACATGGAAAAGGTCCAGCGCGCCCTTGCCGAAGTCAAGCCCGATATTGAAATCATCAATAATTACGCATGGATGATGCGGTATCCGGTAACCCCGCCTCGGTATGTCCACCATATAACATGGGACACTCCTGTACCGAAAGTCGGTCTTTATTCATGGAATTTTTCCCTCGAAGCCCGGTATGTCTCCACACTCCCGGATATTACCTGGAGCTGCATGAACACCCGCGGAAATACCTGGGGAGAATACTCGCTCCGCGAGCCCGAGGCGTTCATGAGCGAATGCGCCATTCTTCTCGCCGCCTGCGGAAGAACCTATCTCTCCGATATCCCTTACCCGCACGGCAACCCCGATCCGGCGGTCATGGAAGTGTTCGGCGCTGTCAACAGGCGCACCCGCGAGCTCGAACCCTATGTGAAGAACTGCATGCCGGTCACCGATACAGCGGTGCTTCATTCGCCCGACTCGGTCTGGTCAAAAATGCCCATGGCGCCTACACCGGCATGGATTCCCAGTCCGGCATACTACCCTGTGTGCGGCGCCCACAAGGCGCTAATCGATGGGCATATCCAGATGGGAATCCTCAACAGCGGAGGCTTATGTGACAGTCTGAGCCTTTACCGGGCGCTTGTACTACCCGACCAGCGCATCCTGAGCGACCGTGAATGCGAAACGATACGGGCCTTCGTAAAGAACGGCGGGGCGCTCCTTGCAACCGGTGAGACAGGAACGAGAGATACGGACAACAAATCCCTCAAAAACTGCGCGCTCGCCGATGTACTCGGTGTGGATTACCTGGGCACATCCGATACGGCGAACTGTTACCTCCGGACAAAAACCGGAATCGACAGTCACGGCATTCCGGCAATGGATATACAGGTCATGGGCCCGTATGGCCGGGTTAAAACCACGACCGCGAAGACACTGATCGAACTGGTTCCGCCGTTCGAGGGAATCAAAAATGGCACACCGCCGCCCGCTCTTTCACCGGAAGGCCCCGGGGTGACGGTGAACATGTATGGAAAAGGCAGGGCTGTCTACTGCGCCGCGAAACTGTTCGACTCATACTACCGTGAAAGCACACCGGTGCAGCGGAAGCTCGGCCTCTGGATGCTCGAACAGGTGTACCCGCCCGAAGCTCGCACCATTGTTCTCGAAAACACCCCTGTCAACGTCGAGGTTTTCTATAACCGCCGGGGGAAGGAACTGTTCGTCCACCTCGTCAACTACTCCGGCGACAAGCGCGAGGTCGGTACCCCGCAGGTACAGGATTTCGCCGTCGTGCATGGTATTCGTAT
- a CDS encoding pyridoxal phosphate-dependent aminotransferase has translation MRLTEILLSEYGNLSSIPSPVNRMMASFADDFRQGKDINLGVGYVNERTIPRDLIVEATKQVLSQPDKYPAALNYGGSKGSRNLIGSIRRFYGENGIGGLTRAILDDREIIIGPNGATSLLEGIAHVMEPGIVITTDPMYYIYCNYLERRGFDLVAVPEDEEGIRADLLEKKTQVLGAKKNDIRFLYVVTVNNPTGTILSNRRRKDLVQFAGRLSQELGRIVPLFLDKAYEHLVHDPDVPPLMSGFHFDDYGLVYELGTLSKILAPALRIGYMMGKDGPFLRAMIQKTSDVGFSAPLLSQEITSYLLDHHVAGQVARVNEGYRDKARLVKGWIQEMLGGSITACSGGQAGFYFYLTFKDVDTFEGSPFFRYLTRTTGVSSVDGPPHDRKPRVIYIPGEYCVHSRGDMVTMGKRQLRLSYGFEEPDRIRDAISFMKEAVDYAQSSGD, from the coding sequence ATGCGACTGACTGAAATCCTCTTGTCCGAATACGGGAATCTGTCGAGCATTCCTTCGCCTGTCAACAGAATGATGGCTTCGTTTGCGGACGACTTCCGGCAGGGAAAAGACATAAATCTCGGCGTGGGGTATGTGAATGAACGGACAATTCCCCGTGACCTGATTGTCGAGGCGACGAAGCAAGTCCTTTCACAACCGGACAAATACCCGGCGGCGCTCAATTACGGGGGCTCGAAAGGCTCGCGGAACCTCATCGGGTCCATCCGGCGGTTCTACGGGGAGAATGGCATCGGTGGCCTGACACGGGCAATTCTCGATGACCGGGAGATCATCATCGGCCCCAACGGCGCAACGAGCCTGCTCGAGGGAATCGCTCATGTCATGGAGCCGGGGATTGTGATAACCACCGATCCGATGTACTACATCTACTGCAATTATCTCGAACGCCGTGGATTCGATCTGGTCGCCGTTCCCGAAGATGAAGAGGGAATCCGGGCCGACCTGCTCGAAAAGAAAACACAGGTTCTTGGCGCGAAAAAGAACGATATACGGTTTCTCTACGTCGTGACGGTCAACAATCCGACAGGCACCATACTGTCAAACCGACGGCGTAAAGACCTCGTTCAGTTCGCCGGGAGACTGTCTCAGGAACTCGGCAGGATTGTCCCGCTGTTCCTCGATAAGGCTTACGAACATCTCGTGCATGACCCTGATGTGCCGCCGCTCATGTCCGGATTCCATTTTGATGACTATGGCCTCGTATACGAGCTGGGAACGCTCTCCAAGATTCTCGCGCCGGCATTGCGGATCGGATACATGATGGGGAAAGACGGGCCATTCTTGCGGGCGATGATACAGAAAACAAGCGATGTCGGTTTCAGCGCTCCCCTGCTTTCCCAGGAAATCACAAGTTATCTGCTCGATCATCATGTTGCCGGGCAGGTAGCCCGTGTCAATGAGGGATACAGGGATAAAGCACGGCTTGTCAAAGGATGGATTCAGGAAATGTTAGGCGGAAGCATTACAGCGTGCAGCGGCGGACAGGCCGGATTCTATTTCTATCTGACCTTCAAGGATGTCGATACGTTCGAGGGATCGCCTTTTTTCAGGTATCTGACCAGAACCACGGGTGTCAGTTCCGTTGACGGGCCTCCTCATGACAGGAAACCGCGGGTTATATATATTCCCGGAGAATACTGTGTACATTCACGGGGGGATATGGTAACCATGGGGAAAAGGCAGTTGAGATTATCGTATGGTTTCGAGGAACCGGACAGGATACGGGATGCCATAAGCTTTATGAAAGAAGCGGTCGATTATGCACAATCGTCCGGTGATTAG
- a CDS encoding Gfo/Idh/MocA family oxidoreductase, protein MTNEKHSRRGFISAGATAGAAAFMSTGRAAAAEKADKPLKKIRVGVIGVGRGSFMSYSWADLIASTIPKPEGASHVNFGTPFLNMEITHVWDQSSEAAHKFADPLGATVVDRYDGMVGKVDALLQAGFNEVPWHHKLAMPYLEAGIPTYLSRPFAYSLRAADEMLDTAAKHNTPLMATDMGEHFYEIEPLRERMKKIGRINCAHGTVWARDYPMHFHMQYTMLRIFGYDVSEVAVMTDDIMRNSYLQETYIFKGWENQPAFPCAIHGAPSRDFYSITIMGADDNLHTERMFTPNWRDELLFNQSNQIIEMQRTFEGGQFQPFDIIRKKTEIFLTGFYSHAERGGAPVKVGTVPVDWEAPPSQPGWIDESMFKKG, encoded by the coding sequence ATGACAAACGAAAAACATTCGCGACGCGGTTTTATCTCGGCCGGTGCAACAGCAGGTGCGGCTGCCTTCATGTCAACAGGCCGCGCGGCTGCGGCAGAGAAAGCCGATAAACCTCTGAAAAAGATAAGAGTCGGCGTTATAGGTGTCGGCCGCGGTTCGTTCATGAGTTATTCATGGGCCGATTTGATTGCCTCTACCATACCGAAGCCGGAAGGAGCCAGCCACGTCAATTTCGGCACCCCGTTCCTGAACATGGAAATCACGCATGTCTGGGATCAGAGCTCGGAAGCGGCCCACAAGTTCGCCGATCCCCTCGGTGCGACCGTTGTTGACCGTTATGATGGCATGGTCGGCAAAGTGGATGCGCTCCTTCAGGCCGGATTCAACGAGGTGCCCTGGCATCACAAGCTCGCCATGCCCTATCTGGAAGCCGGAATACCCACCTATCTCAGCAGGCCGTTCGCCTATTCACTCAGGGCCGCCGATGAGATGCTCGATACCGCTGCAAAGCATAATACTCCCCTTATGGCGACAGACATGGGCGAGCATTTCTACGAGATCGAGCCGCTCAGGGAGCGCATGAAAAAAATCGGACGGATCAACTGCGCGCACGGCACTGTCTGGGCGCGGGATTACCCGATGCATTTCCATATGCAGTATACCATGCTTCGGATATTCGGTTATGATGTCTCCGAAGTGGCGGTAATGACCGATGATATCATGCGTAATAGCTATCTTCAGGAAACGTACATCTTCAAGGGATGGGAGAATCAGCCGGCGTTTCCGTGCGCAATCCACGGGGCCCCGAGCAGAGACTTCTACTCGATAACGATTATGGGAGCGGACGATAACCTTCATACCGAGCGTATGTTCACTCCGAACTGGCGGGACGAACTCCTGTTCAACCAGTCCAACCAGATTATCGAGATGCAGCGTACCTTCGAGGGGGGACAGTTTCAGCCGTTTGACATCATACGGAAGAAAACGGAAATCTTCCTGACCGGGTTCTATTCTCATGCCGAGCGCGGCGGAGCGCCGGTGAAAGTGGGAACCGTACCCGTGGATTGGGAAGCTCCGCCATCCCAGCCGGGCTGGATCGATGAGTCCATGTTCAAAAAAGGCTGA
- a CDS encoding PAS domain-containing protein: protein MEALKKLEMKYRILENSAKECEQRLKLILSNVPDIIYMLNPEGQITYISDSIEQYGYSPDELIGTDIMDIIDPQDKPKAVYRIKERRTGTRKTKAYNIRMLAKNKTAIPFEVKTANIETPLLVTVTAEGYYSVVENNFRKFMGTVGVAREIERKNHKNHSVNDTSDQKETFIPICSNCKRIRDNQGNWKKVEDYFGKMLDIHFTHGICADCISDLYPDMETKKKKG from the coding sequence ATGGAAGCTTTGAAAAAGCTGGAAATGAAATACAGAATTCTTGAAAATTCCGCAAAGGAATGCGAACAACGGCTGAAATTGATACTCAGTAACGTCCCCGATATAATTTACATGTTAAACCCTGAAGGACAAATCACCTACATAAGCGATTCCATAGAACAGTATGGTTATTCTCCGGACGAATTAATCGGCACCGATATCATGGATATTATTGACCCGCAGGATAAGCCTAAAGCAGTATACAGAATTAAGGAAAGAAGAACGGGTACTCGAAAAACAAAAGCTTATAATATCCGTATGCTGGCGAAAAATAAAACCGCAATTCCGTTTGAGGTAAAGACCGCAAACATTGAAACTCCGCTTCTTGTTACCGTTACAGCGGAAGGATATTACTCGGTAGTTGAAAACAATTTCAGGAAGTTCATGGGAACTGTGGGCGTCGCCAGGGAAATTGAGCGGAAAAATCATAAAAACCATAGTGTAAATGATACCTCTGATCAAAAAGAGACATTTATTCCTATATGTTCGAATTGTAAAAGAATTCGGGATAATCAGGGAAACTGGAAGAAAGTTGAGGATTATTTCGGGAAGATGCTCGATATACATTTTACTCACGGTATCTGCGCCGACTGTATTTCAGATTTATATCCGGACATGGAAACAAAGAAAAAAAAAGGATAA
- a CDS encoding Gfo/Idh/MocA family oxidoreductase: MARERKTGMNGQFSGISRRAFLGMGAVGVASQALAANPKKKSGNELLNIGLILGEWSHSENAWTRMINGVPNVNDVPYTPKRTGMYYTHVWHIDQTVAKAFADRFNVPNVVKSFDGMVGKVDGIIIDVVFQIPWTYKLARPYLENGIPVYIDRPFTDSLRKAREMTELSKKYNTPVWSGSSLEHMCVTYEAIGHNPPESILGYETWSEGVPDYYTHGLHGIWWAYRTAGGGIHAIAQKTDDWSKGSGTSTIVYNDRGKGPFLGTINHTSRDNTLIYTQFKGQDRIFLCDGQTNWDEFVYGPMLTRIQGMFELGIGGMPETHESLIEKLRLFLAGFRSILREKGEFVELKSLDEDWSVGCPWGQSYMPGMEAYQAYTKLLGAEKGEIRPPK, from the coding sequence ATGGCACGGGAAAGGAAAACAGGTATGAACGGGCAGTTTTCAGGTATTTCTCGTCGGGCATTCCTCGGTATGGGCGCTGTCGGAGTTGCCTCGCAGGCTTTAGCAGCGAATCCGAAGAAAAAATCCGGCAATGAACTCCTCAATATCGGCCTCATCCTCGGCGAATGGAGTCATTCGGAGAATGCATGGACACGCATGATAAACGGTGTGCCCAATGTAAATGATGTGCCTTATACTCCAAAAAGGACAGGTATGTATTACACCCATGTATGGCATATCGATCAAACGGTCGCGAAGGCTTTCGCCGATCGTTTCAATGTGCCGAATGTTGTTAAATCGTTCGATGGCATGGTCGGCAAGGTGGACGGTATCATAATCGATGTGGTTTTCCAGATACCATGGACGTACAAGCTCGCCCGGCCCTATCTCGAAAACGGCATCCCGGTGTATATCGACCGGCCGTTCACCGATTCGCTCCGTAAGGCGCGCGAGATGACCGAACTCTCGAAAAAATACAACACGCCTGTATGGAGCGGCTCTTCCCTCGAACATATGTGTGTAACATATGAAGCAATCGGGCACAACCCGCCGGAATCTATCCTCGGGTACGAGACATGGAGCGAGGGAGTGCCTGATTATTACACGCACGGCCTTCACGGTATCTGGTGGGCATACAGGACCGCCGGCGGCGGTATTCATGCAATCGCCCAGAAAACGGACGACTGGAGCAAAGGCTCCGGCACATCGACGATTGTCTATAACGACCGTGGAAAAGGGCCGTTTCTCGGAACGATTAATCACACATCACGTGACAATACCCTCATTTATACACAGTTCAAGGGGCAGGACCGCATATTTCTGTGCGATGGCCAGACAAACTGGGATGAATTCGTTTATGGGCCGATGCTCACCAGAATACAGGGGATGTTCGAGCTCGGTATCGGGGGTATGCCCGAAACCCATGAATCCCTGATCGAAAAACTGCGGCTGTTTCTTGCCGGTTTCCGCTCCATACTGCGCGAAAAAGGCGAGTTCGTGGAGCTCAAATCACTCGACGAGGACTGGTCGGTCGGTTGTCCGTGGGGTCAGAGCTATATGCCGGGCATGGAAGCCTATCAGGCTTATACGAAGCTTCTGGGAGCCGAGAAAGGTGAAATCAGGCCGCCGAAATGA
- a CDS encoding aldo/keto reductase → MRRRRFLQGIGVTASVMSLGGCSVMPGRKTEYRPRGVVPKRALGKTGIEVSMLGFGSHLVKKLIGKPRLRDRLIKLGFEGGINTFDVYDHAGYKQFEPMSESIRDFRREVIVSLVAVQPTPEMENEIDGALRTFRTDYIDLYRLQNVDDDRIRVLEKSRDSGKIRKIGIVSHDANLMMRYIDNYRNVLDYVMIIYNFHHNMGRPKGGQTWPWNDYNALIPRCSGMGLGIIGIKPMGSDDMAAFAHKKGFFKDKRGSLAKAMLRFIYQAPEVHCTMPAMNSMDEVIANLESAYAPAISPEERSMLSDLSREADALKGAYLSPRYRWLENWAVRNA, encoded by the coding sequence ATGAGGCGAAGAAGATTTTTGCAGGGAATCGGCGTAACTGCTTCGGTCATGTCGCTGGGAGGGTGTTCGGTAATGCCCGGCAGAAAAACCGAGTACCGGCCGCGAGGTGTGGTGCCGAAAAGAGCGCTCGGGAAAACGGGTATCGAGGTGTCCATGCTCGGCTTCGGCTCGCATCTCGTTAAAAAGCTCATCGGGAAGCCCCGGCTCAGAGACAGGTTGATCAAACTCGGGTTCGAGGGCGGAATCAATACGTTCGATGTGTATGACCATGCGGGGTATAAACAGTTCGAGCCCATGAGCGAGAGCATCAGGGATTTCCGCAGGGAAGTGATCGTATCGCTCGTTGCGGTGCAGCCGACCCCGGAAATGGAGAATGAGATCGATGGCGCTCTCAGGACTTTCCGAACCGATTACATTGACCTCTATCGTCTCCAGAATGTCGATGACGACCGCATACGGGTTCTGGAAAAAAGCCGTGATTCAGGAAAAATCCGCAAAATCGGCATAGTCTCGCATGACGCAAACCTCATGATGCGGTATATCGACAATTACCGTAATGTCCTTGACTATGTCATGATCATATATAATTTTCATCATAACATGGGCCGTCCGAAAGGCGGGCAGACATGGCCGTGGAACGATTACAATGCGCTTATCCCGCGATGCAGCGGCATGGGACTCGGCATCATCGGCATCAAACCCATGGGAAGCGACGATATGGCTGCTTTTGCGCACAAAAAAGGCTTTTTCAAGGATAAACGCGGTTCTCTCGCCAAGGCAATGCTTCGCTTCATCTATCAGGCGCCCGAGGTGCACTGCACCATGCCCGCGATGAACAGCATGGATGAAGTTATCGCCAATCTCGAATCGGCATATGCTCCCGCCATCTCGCCGGAGGAACGGTCGATGCTCTCAGACTTGAGCAGGGAAGCCGACGCCCTGAAAGGGGCTTATCTGTCTCCCCGCTACCGGTGGCTTGAGAACTGGGCTGTCAGAAACGCATGA